In a genomic window of Occallatibacter riparius:
- a CDS encoding response regulator transcription factor: MDDEHSVADTLGMIVQAKGHTVRVAYSGVQAAGLVEAFKPHAVISDLMMPGMDGFELAEWIEQRHPEARILFISADFNLIEEARRIAPGGRPRNALPKPVLPTDILRFLDACAVGAVL; encoded by the coding sequence GTGGACGACGAGCATAGCGTCGCCGACACGCTCGGTATGATTGTGCAGGCCAAAGGTCACACGGTGCGCGTCGCCTACAGCGGTGTACAGGCTGCGGGCCTAGTTGAAGCCTTCAAACCTCATGCGGTCATCTCGGACTTGATGATGCCGGGCATGGATGGCTTCGAACTTGCCGAATGGATCGAACAACGCCACCCGGAAGCACGCATTCTTTTCATCTCGGCGGACTTCAACCTGATCGAGGAGGCAAGGCGCATTGCTCCGGGTGGTCGCCCTCGCAACGCGCTCCCTAAGCCCGTTTTACCGACTGACATTCTGCGATTTCTGGATGCCTGTGCCGTTGGAGCCGTTCTCTAG
- a CDS encoding response regulator, with protein sequence MDTPPLRVLVVDDNQVIADMFSSILKAAGNDVRTASTGEEAVVCILKFAPQVVIADVVLPRMSGIDLANWIAHHWPATKVLLLSGAEASVALAEEGNHRGHSHTLLAKPAHPKEILHFVASCAPSAESRS encoded by the coding sequence ATGGATACCCCTCCCCTACGTGTCCTCGTCGTCGATGACAACCAAGTCATCGCCGATATGTTCTCCTCGATCCTGAAAGCCGCTGGTAACGATGTGCGCACCGCCTCCACCGGCGAAGAGGCCGTTGTATGCATTCTCAAGTTCGCCCCCCAGGTCGTGATTGCCGATGTGGTCTTGCCTCGTATGAGCGGCATTGACCTCGCCAACTGGATTGCACATCATTGGCCCGCAACCAAGGTTCTGCTGCTTTCGGGAGCCGAAGCGAGCGTTGCGTTAGCTGAGGAAGGGAACCACAGAGGACACTCTCATACACTGCTGGCCAAACCCGCCCACCCCAAGGAGATCCTTCATTTCGTAGCCAGCTGCGCGCCATCGGCCGAGTCTCGCTCGTGA
- a CDS encoding VWA domain-containing protein: MVLGAFACQGARSQQAPDASPAKAKASGQQVTLPVVVRDKKGAIVSSVQKSDLSLTQDGRPQTIESLSRDAASQPLMIGLMVDTSRPMGGAMEAERKALGGFVDQALPADGSKDQAFLIHFDREVELLEDFTASRDKLHQEIEDMGSTGTRHDDRGGPETTGDERTPTTNRRATDQLYDAIYLASDEVMKDKKGRKVLVIFSNGGDRGSKETLNDAVDAADKAGLSIYTIFFKGEQEKSGFAEYPGSHRGGGYPGGGGGYPGGGGGYPGGGGNRKQPEPTSGNGIDGKKIMQEIATRTGGHAYEAKHTSDLEPIYKLISEELRNQYLLTYTPDKEDKDGGFHKIAVTAGNKDWTVSAPEGYYAPEK, from the coding sequence ATGGTTCTGGGCGCCTTCGCTTGCCAGGGAGCGCGCAGCCAGCAAGCTCCGGATGCTTCGCCTGCGAAGGCCAAGGCCAGTGGACAGCAGGTGACGCTGCCCGTCGTAGTGCGCGACAAGAAGGGCGCGATCGTCTCGAGCGTGCAGAAGAGCGATCTGTCTCTGACCCAGGACGGGCGTCCGCAGACAATTGAGAGCCTTTCGCGCGATGCGGCAAGCCAGCCGCTCATGATCGGGTTGATGGTGGATACGAGCCGCCCTATGGGTGGCGCGATGGAGGCCGAGCGCAAAGCTCTCGGCGGCTTTGTAGACCAGGCATTGCCGGCGGACGGGAGCAAGGACCAGGCGTTTCTCATTCACTTTGACCGCGAAGTGGAGCTGCTGGAGGACTTCACCGCATCGCGCGACAAGCTTCACCAGGAGATCGAGGATATGGGTTCGACCGGGACGCGGCACGATGATCGCGGCGGCCCGGAGACCACCGGGGACGAGCGGACTCCCACCACGAACAGGCGCGCGACCGACCAGCTCTACGATGCCATTTACCTGGCTTCTGATGAAGTCATGAAGGACAAGAAGGGCCGCAAGGTGCTGGTGATCTTTTCAAACGGCGGCGACCGTGGCAGCAAGGAAACGCTGAACGACGCGGTGGATGCAGCCGACAAGGCGGGCCTGTCCATCTACACCATTTTTTTCAAAGGCGAGCAGGAGAAATCCGGATTCGCGGAGTATCCCGGTAGCCATCGCGGCGGAGGCTATCCTGGCGGAGGCGGAGGCTACCCGGGCGGCGGAGGCGGCTATCCAGGTGGTGGCGGCAATCGCAAGCAGCCCGAGCCCACCAGCGGCAATGGCATCGACGGCAAGAAGATCATGCAGGAGATCGCGACCCGCACAGGCGGCCACGCCTACGAGGCCAAGCACACGTCAGATCTGGAACCGATCTACAAGCTCATTTCGGAGGAGCTGCGCAACCAGTATCTGCTGACCTACACGCCGGACAAGGAAGACAAAGACGGCGGATTCCACAAGATTGCGGTGACCGCCGGCAACAAAGACTGGACGGTGTCCGCGCCTGAAGGGTACTACGCGCCGGAGAAGTGA
- a CDS encoding PAS domain-containing sensor histidine kinase — translation MSHSNSLKPTAGRFSPWLAALLGIVAVKAVLSFSVGSVPFVYSYSGISYLLLLVLVAGFSIRNGVLDTLRGRPFWLLLAGGCGLWACQQFLVLYYELILHIDPPDTSVADDALFLHLAPFMAAAATLPNVYVQSDRRWIWNSLLIFCFWLFLYGFVVAPYKYFAATPGAYGPRFDNLYLIESLATILVLGVTSFRVTAPWRRIYLHLLGACALYAVSSTAANLAIDAGGYINGKLYGIGLLASACWLVWVPVSARIIPKPDTDAARLINEPGSRTSGWAPLAVVMIAIPMVWESLHRTEDVNVRKLRLIVASATVALLAGGSWLKEYFENRELAAERKRADLALRASEERFRLAAEAGRMYAVDWDAATDAMVRSGNVQEVVGVSDEELGPTLHGFMSHVHPDDQDWVAASLRERDPDHPTSQIQYRLVRPDGSIVWLERTDQAFFDSERRLVRMMGMLSNITERKQAEHALRESEEKFRRVFLDSGVGMIIVSREGCFLAANATFCGDLGYTEEELLTQPLQSIVCSDDWTELLARLEEAIDVRRGFRREEVRCLHKSGRVLHTECSASWIKDSEGPAQFFVAQLVDITARKESEQALAAFNGRLIQAQEEERTRIARELHDDISQRVALLAIRLGMLKAAPGGLPDDMLDQVSKTQQETAELSLSIQHLSHELHSSTLKIVGLSAAIRSWCGEFGEKRNLDVSFVSEDVPAQMPAEVSLHLYRVMQEALNNAAKYSGSSSFDVRLWGTPGEIHLSVADSGKGFDVRAVESGRGLGLKSMRERMRLIDGSLAIESESGCGTTIHACVPVKSDEQAATTASQNIKV, via the coding sequence ATGAGTCATTCCAACTCGTTGAAGCCAACCGCCGGCAGGTTCTCTCCGTGGCTGGCGGCGCTGCTCGGAATCGTCGCAGTTAAAGCCGTCCTGTCCTTTTCCGTCGGGTCGGTGCCCTTCGTCTACTCCTACAGCGGCATCAGCTACCTGCTTCTGCTGGTGCTGGTCGCGGGCTTTTCGATTCGGAACGGAGTTCTGGACACCTTGCGCGGACGGCCTTTCTGGCTCCTGCTGGCAGGGGGTTGCGGGCTGTGGGCCTGCCAACAGTTTCTGGTTCTCTACTACGAACTCATACTGCACATCGATCCTCCCGACACGTCTGTCGCGGACGACGCGCTCTTTCTCCATCTAGCGCCGTTCATGGCGGCGGCGGCCACTCTGCCGAACGTATACGTGCAATCCGACCGGCGCTGGATCTGGAATTCGCTTCTCATCTTCTGCTTCTGGCTGTTCCTGTATGGCTTCGTAGTCGCTCCATATAAGTATTTCGCGGCCACGCCGGGCGCCTATGGCCCTCGCTTTGACAATCTCTACCTGATTGAGAGCCTGGCGACGATCCTGGTTCTGGGCGTGACTTCGTTCCGTGTCACTGCTCCGTGGCGACGCATTTATCTTCATCTGCTCGGCGCTTGCGCTCTGTATGCCGTCAGCTCCACCGCAGCGAACCTAGCCATCGATGCCGGAGGCTATATCAACGGCAAGCTCTACGGTATCGGCCTGCTGGCTTCGGCCTGCTGGCTGGTCTGGGTTCCCGTGTCTGCCCGCATAATTCCCAAGCCCGATACCGATGCGGCCAGGCTCATCAATGAACCAGGTTCGCGTACTTCAGGCTGGGCTCCGTTGGCCGTCGTGATGATCGCCATCCCCATGGTTTGGGAGTCGCTTCACCGCACCGAGGACGTCAATGTACGCAAGCTTCGCCTCATCGTGGCAAGCGCGACGGTTGCGCTGCTGGCCGGAGGTTCGTGGCTGAAGGAGTATTTCGAAAATCGCGAGCTCGCGGCAGAACGCAAGCGCGCCGACCTTGCGCTGCGTGCCAGCGAAGAGAGATTCAGGCTGGCGGCCGAGGCTGGAAGGATGTACGCGGTGGACTGGGATGCCGCAACCGATGCCATGGTTCGCTCCGGCAACGTTCAAGAAGTGGTTGGGGTGAGCGATGAGGAACTAGGCCCGACGCTTCATGGGTTCATGTCGCATGTCCATCCGGACGACCAGGACTGGGTCGCCGCTTCTCTGCGCGAACGAGATCCTGACCATCCCACCAGCCAGATCCAATACCGGTTGGTGCGCCCCGATGGCTCCATCGTCTGGCTGGAACGAACCGATCAGGCGTTCTTCGATTCAGAGCGCAGGCTGGTTCGGATGATGGGCATGCTATCCAATATCACAGAGCGCAAGCAGGCCGAGCACGCGCTGCGAGAAAGCGAAGAGAAATTCCGCAGAGTGTTTCTGGACTCCGGCGTCGGAATGATCATCGTCTCTCGCGAGGGGTGCTTCCTGGCGGCGAATGCCACGTTTTGCGGTGACCTGGGATACACGGAAGAGGAGCTTCTCACGCAGCCATTGCAGTCGATTGTATGCAGTGACGACTGGACCGAACTCCTAGCCAGACTGGAGGAAGCAATCGACGTGCGACGCGGCTTCCGCAGAGAGGAGGTCCGATGCCTGCACAAGAGCGGGCGCGTTCTTCACACCGAGTGCAGCGCCTCATGGATCAAGGACAGCGAAGGCCCCGCACAATTCTTTGTCGCTCAGTTGGTGGACATCACGGCACGCAAAGAATCGGAGCAGGCTCTGGCCGCATTCAATGGAAGGCTCATCCAGGCGCAGGAAGAGGAACGCACCCGTATCGCGCGCGAACTGCATGACGACATCAGCCAGCGCGTGGCCCTGCTGGCGATCCGTTTAGGGATGCTCAAGGCGGCACCGGGCGGACTGCCCGATGACATGCTCGATCAGGTTTCGAAGACGCAGCAAGAGACCGCTGAGCTGTCACTCAGCATTCAGCACCTGTCGCACGAGCTGCACTCATCGACGCTGAAGATCGTGGGACTCAGCGCGGCGATTAGGAGCTGGTGCGGCGAGTTCGGCGAGAAGCGCAACCTCGACGTGTCGTTTGTCAGCGAGGACGTGCCGGCCCAGATGCCTGCCGAGGTGTCGCTCCACCTCTATCGAGTGATGCAGGAAGCGCTGAACAACGCAGCGAAGTACAGCGGGAGCAGCAGTTTCGACGTGCGCCTGTGGGGAACTCCGGGGGAAATTCACCTGAGCGTGGCGGATTCCGGGAAGGGCTTTGATGTGCGTGCCGTGGAGAGCGGACGCGGGCTCGGCCTCAAGAGCATGCGGGAACGGATGCGGTTGATCGATGGATCACTTGCGATCGAGTCAGAGTCGGGTTGCGGAACAACGATTCACGCGTGCGTGCCGGTGAAATCAGACGAGCAGGCTGCGACGACGGCATCGCAAAACATAAAGGTTTGA
- the uvrB gene encoding excinuclease ABC subunit UvrB, whose protein sequence is MDFQLVTQYKPRGDQPRAIEELVSGLAAGEKHQVLLGVTGSGKTFTMAKVIEQVNRPALILAHNKTLAAQLYHEFKQFFPNNAVEYFVSYYDYYQPEAYIPAGDLYIEKEATINEELDKLRLSATRSLFERRDAIIISSVSCIYGLGSPEAYYGMLLLLEKGQKIARKDITRRLVEILYERNDADFRRGTFRVRGDVIEVFPTYDENAYRIELFGDEIESLAQIDPLFGTVKQKYSRLPIYPKSHYVVQPERKAQAIQSIVEELTEWTAVLESQGRMVESQRVNQRTRFDLEMIKSMGYCHGIENYSRHFSGRLPGEAPPTLLDYFPRDYLVFVDESHATIPQVHGMWYGDQSRKQNLVDYGFRLPSARDNRPLKFEEFENRVHQTIYVSATPGPYELTRSAGVVVEQVIRPTGLIDPEVEIRPVKGQIDDLLAEIRDRAKRNERVLVTTLTKRMAEDLAGYYTEVGVRCRYMHSEIETLERVKLLQGLRKGEFDVLIGINLLREGLDLPEVSLVAILDADKEGFLRSSGSLIQTIGRAARHVEGRALLYADRMTDSMKRAIGETDRRRDIQRAYNEENGITPQSVISTMEMGLAQILKADYGDISEEETAGVPEFTSQADVDQFIAKLETEMRESAKKFEFEKAAKLRDQIKDLRDKEFLFG, encoded by the coding sequence ATGGACTTTCAGCTCGTCACCCAATACAAACCCAGAGGCGACCAGCCGAGGGCCATTGAAGAGCTCGTGTCAGGCTTGGCTGCCGGTGAAAAGCACCAGGTTCTGCTGGGCGTTACGGGCTCCGGCAAGACCTTCACCATGGCCAAGGTGATTGAGCAGGTGAACCGGCCGGCGCTGATCCTGGCGCACAATAAGACGCTCGCCGCCCAGCTCTACCACGAGTTCAAACAGTTCTTTCCCAACAACGCGGTCGAATACTTCGTCAGCTATTACGACTACTACCAGCCCGAAGCTTACATTCCCGCCGGCGACCTATATATCGAAAAGGAAGCCACTATAAATGAGGAACTTGACAAGCTTCGTTTAAGTGCTACGCGAAGCCTTTTCGAGCGCCGCGACGCCATCATCATCAGCTCGGTTTCGTGCATCTACGGCCTCGGTTCGCCGGAGGCTTACTACGGAATGCTGCTGCTGCTCGAGAAGGGACAGAAGATCGCGCGCAAGGACATTACGCGACGACTGGTGGAGATTCTGTACGAGCGGAACGATGCCGACTTCCGGCGCGGTACCTTTAGGGTGCGCGGGGACGTGATCGAGGTGTTCCCTACTTACGACGAGAATGCTTATCGCATTGAGCTGTTCGGGGATGAGATCGAGTCGCTGGCTCAGATTGATCCGCTGTTCGGGACGGTAAAGCAGAAGTATTCGCGACTGCCGATTTATCCGAAGAGCCACTACGTGGTGCAGCCGGAGCGGAAGGCGCAGGCGATCCAGTCGATTGTGGAAGAACTGACGGAGTGGACGGCGGTGCTGGAGTCGCAGGGGCGCATGGTGGAGTCGCAACGCGTGAACCAGCGCACGCGGTTCGACTTGGAAATGATCAAGTCGATGGGCTACTGTCACGGCATTGAGAACTACTCGAGGCACTTCTCGGGCAGGCTGCCGGGTGAAGCGCCGCCTACATTGCTGGACTACTTTCCGCGGGATTATCTGGTGTTTGTGGACGAGAGCCACGCGACGATTCCGCAGGTGCATGGGATGTGGTACGGGGACCAGAGCCGGAAGCAGAACCTAGTGGACTATGGGTTCCGGCTGCCGTCGGCGCGCGACAACCGGCCGCTGAAATTCGAGGAGTTCGAGAACCGGGTGCACCAGACGATTTACGTGTCGGCGACGCCGGGGCCGTATGAGCTGACGAGGTCGGCGGGGGTAGTTGTGGAGCAGGTGATCCGTCCGACGGGGCTGATCGATCCCGAGGTGGAGATCCGGCCGGTGAAGGGGCAGATCGACGATCTGCTGGCGGAGATTCGGGATCGCGCGAAGCGGAACGAGCGGGTGCTGGTGACGACGCTAACCAAGCGGATGGCTGAGGACCTGGCGGGCTACTACACCGAGGTGGGCGTGCGGTGCCGGTATATGCACTCGGAGATTGAAACGCTGGAGCGAGTGAAGCTGCTGCAGGGACTGCGGAAGGGCGAGTTCGATGTTCTAATCGGCATTAACCTTTTGCGGGAAGGCCTTGATTTACCAGAGGTTTCGCTCGTCGCGATTCTGGATGCAGACAAGGAAGGATTCCTGCGGTCGTCGGGGTCGCTGATTCAGACGATTGGGAGGGCGGCGCGGCACGTCGAAGGGCGGGCGCTCCTTTATGCGGACCGGATGACGGACTCGATGAAGCGGGCGATCGGGGAGACCGACCGCCGGCGCGATATTCAGCGGGCTTACAACGAGGAGAACGGGATCACGCCGCAGTCGGTGATCAGCACGATGGAGATGGGGCTGGCGCAGATCCTCAAGGCCGATTATGGCGACATCAGCGAAGAGGAAACTGCGGGCGTGCCGGAGTTTACCTCACAGGCGGATGTGGACCAGTTCATCGCCAAACTGGAGACGGAGATGCGGGAGTCGGCGAAGAAGTTCGAGTTTGAGAAGGCGGCGAAGCTGCGGGATCAGATTAAGGATCTGCGGGACAAGGAGTTCCTTTTCGGCTGA
- a CDS encoding heme lyase CcmF/NrfE family subunit: MATFGSFALIIALALAAYNLFAGAVSLRLLATGQAARVAPERLADTARRAGIAGFVAVTAAAFALVFAALTNDFSITYIMEHSNRALPWPYKFAALWSGQEGSLLLWAWLLGIYGFVLRLRHKTDVKLFAYAGTILAGIQLFFLAILNFAAPPFSVLKGGIPEDGNGLNPLLQYPEMVIHPPMLYLGYVGFAVPFAFGLGALMMRYPGEKWIKITRVWTLVSWLFLSCGIFLGMHWAYAVLGWGGYWGWDPVENASFMPWLTGTAFLHSVMMQEKRGMMKSWNVWLIFSTFMLTLLGTLLTRAGLVSSVHAFAQSSIGTWFYVFMVIVLAVCIFAYILQRSHLKTDNHLESLVSRESSFLFNNLVLLVACFVILWGTLFPILSEYVQGTKVTVGAPFYNAVAVPIGLFLLFLTGVGPLLPWRAASMRAIKKNFIVPVIALWATVIVCMVGGARPWDDTGFVQGKFYALVGFALSAAVMVAILSEFYRGARVIAKQTGKNLVAATYLLSRRNTRRYGGYLVHIGLVIIIVGLCGAAFNKNVEKEMGLHDKMEIGPYVLEGLGFSQDSNLNYDSEFATLDVQKGGKSVFQLSPEKRVYHASQQPQTMVAIHSNPFWDLYVVYEGVNPGTGQPIIKAFLNPLVGWIWGGFALLVFGTLFAIVPPLTPATAALKVPARAATAEPAVAGSAQGGRG, from the coding sequence ATGGCAACATTCGGAAGTTTTGCCCTCATAATTGCGCTGGCGCTGGCTGCCTATAATCTGTTTGCCGGGGCCGTATCGCTGCGCTTACTGGCTACGGGCCAGGCCGCGCGGGTAGCTCCGGAGCGTCTGGCAGACACCGCCCGCCGCGCCGGGATCGCCGGGTTTGTAGCCGTCACGGCCGCCGCGTTTGCGCTGGTGTTTGCCGCGCTGACCAACGATTTCTCCATCACGTACATCATGGAGCACTCGAACCGCGCGCTGCCGTGGCCTTATAAGTTTGCGGCTCTGTGGAGCGGGCAGGAGGGGTCGCTGCTGCTGTGGGCGTGGCTGCTGGGGATCTACGGATTCGTACTGCGGCTGCGACACAAGACGGACGTGAAGCTGTTTGCGTATGCCGGGACGATTCTGGCGGGCATTCAGCTGTTCTTCCTGGCGATATTGAATTTTGCGGCACCGCCGTTTTCGGTGCTGAAGGGCGGGATTCCGGAAGACGGCAACGGGTTGAATCCGCTGCTGCAGTATCCGGAGATGGTGATCCATCCGCCGATGCTGTATCTGGGCTACGTGGGCTTCGCGGTGCCGTTCGCGTTCGGACTGGGCGCGCTGATGATGCGCTATCCCGGCGAGAAGTGGATCAAGATTACGCGCGTGTGGACGCTGGTGAGTTGGCTGTTCCTGTCGTGCGGAATCTTTCTTGGCATGCACTGGGCGTACGCGGTGCTGGGCTGGGGCGGCTACTGGGGATGGGACCCGGTGGAGAATGCAAGCTTTATGCCGTGGCTGACGGGCACGGCCTTCCTGCACTCGGTGATGATGCAGGAGAAGCGCGGCATGATGAAGAGCTGGAACGTGTGGCTGATCTTCTCGACCTTCATGCTGACGCTGCTTGGCACGCTGCTGACGCGCGCGGGACTGGTGAGTTCAGTGCACGCGTTTGCGCAGTCGTCGATCGGGACTTGGTTCTACGTCTTCATGGTGATTGTGCTGGCGGTGTGCATCTTCGCTTACATTCTGCAGCGCAGCCATTTGAAGACGGACAATCACCTCGAGTCGCTGGTGAGCCGCGAGTCTAGCTTCCTGTTCAACAATCTTGTGCTGCTGGTTGCGTGCTTCGTGATCCTGTGGGGAACGCTGTTCCCGATCCTGAGCGAGTATGTGCAGGGCACGAAGGTGACGGTGGGCGCGCCGTTCTATAACGCAGTGGCGGTGCCGATTGGGTTGTTCCTGCTGTTCCTGACGGGTGTGGGTCCGCTGCTGCCGTGGCGGGCCGCCTCGATGAGGGCGATCAAAAAGAACTTCATTGTTCCAGTGATTGCACTGTGGGCGACGGTGATTGTGTGCATGGTGGGCGGAGCGCGGCCCTGGGACGATACGGGGTTTGTGCAAGGCAAGTTCTACGCGCTGGTGGGATTCGCATTGTCGGCCGCTGTGATGGTGGCGATCCTGAGTGAGTTCTATCGCGGGGCGCGGGTGATTGCGAAGCAGACAGGGAAGAACCTAGTGGCTGCGACGTATCTGCTGAGCCGGAGGAATACGCGGCGGTACGGCGGATACCTGGTGCACATCGGACTGGTGATCATCATCGTGGGTCTGTGCGGCGCGGCGTTCAACAAGAACGTTGAGAAAGAAATGGGCCTGCACGACAAGATGGAGATCGGGCCGTATGTACTGGAGGGCCTGGGGTTCAGCCAGGATTCGAACCTGAACTATGACTCGGAATTCGCCACCCTGGATGTGCAGAAGGGCGGCAAGAGCGTATTCCAGTTGAGCCCCGAGAAGCGCGTGTATCACGCGAGCCAACAGCCTCAGACGATGGTGGCGATTCACTCGAATCCGTTTTGGGATTTGTATGTGGTGTATGAGGGCGTGAATCCTGGGACGGGACAGCCGATCATCAAGGCATTCTTGAATCCGCTGGTGGGATGGATCTGGGGCGGATTTGCGCTGCTTGTGTTCGGAACGCTGTTCGCGATTGTTCCTCCGCTTACTCCTGCGACGGCCGCGCTGAAGGTTCCGGCGAGAGCAGCCACTGCTGAACCCGCGGTTGCCGGGTCGGCGCAGGGAGGCCGGGGATGA
- a CDS encoding cytochrome c-type biogenesis protein, with protein sequence MKALGRTSFWMKGAQALLLAVAVCFALGASDAGSRFTDLGHRLMCTCGCSQMLGECNHVGCPESDRMRGELRDDIASNMGDQEILNAFSSKYGVTVLAAPTTHGFNLVAWIAPFAVLLAATFGVVLLVRHWTVGKTALAGVPGGTETITPEMAALREKIRRETGADGGF encoded by the coding sequence ATGAAGGCGCTGGGCCGGACAAGTTTCTGGATGAAAGGCGCCCAGGCGCTGCTGCTTGCAGTGGCAGTGTGCTTTGCGCTGGGCGCGAGCGATGCGGGATCGCGGTTCACGGACCTGGGGCACAGGCTGATGTGCACGTGCGGCTGCTCGCAGATGCTGGGCGAGTGCAACCACGTGGGGTGCCCTGAGAGTGACCGCATGCGTGGCGAACTGCGCGACGATATCGCTTCGAATATGGGCGACCAGGAGATTCTGAACGCGTTCTCGTCAAAGTATGGCGTGACGGTGCTGGCCGCGCCGACGACGCATGGATTCAACCTGGTGGCGTGGATTGCGCCGTTCGCGGTGCTGCTGGCTGCGACGTTCGGCGTGGTTCTGCTGGTGCGCCACTGGACCGTAGGCAAGACTGCCCTAGCCGGGGTGCCGGGCGGGACGGAAACGATTACCCCTGAAATGGCGGCGCTGCGCGAGAAGATTCGCCGCGAGACCGGCGCGGATGGAGGGTTTTAA
- a CDS encoding carboxypeptidase-like regulatory domain-containing protein, translated as MRSKNLKLTSAVFCSFLLGTTAYAASVSGTVTNKTTGKPSAGDKVTLVSPMSGMAEVATTKTDAKGHYTLQEPGEGRYLIRADHQGSGYFIEPPPGAGPGDIGVYDASPSVAVTVEDQIFNLEAPNPKQLDVTEQYIVHNNSSPKMTKSGDSTFVFSLPKGAVVDMAEATRPSGLPTMAQPKELGSSGHYAFSTPIEPDQGPDKMTVFQVHYHIPYTGKYTFKPSVLMPTANLAVQLPKSMTFTPGSGAAYQPIPQDPSLQTYLLKNAQPGGSFEFTVAGTGSMPREQQQGGGQQEAAQGGQPAGGPGGGIGEPINQPDPLTKYKWWILGGLGLILAAAAAFLLRKPALPAGAVAGTAPVAPHLPAAAHAPAHVASPAGRNGALLAALKEELFSIESEKIAGTLSASDYAEQKAALEIVLKRALKKS; from the coding sequence ATGAGATCGAAGAACCTTAAGCTTACCTCTGCCGTATTCTGCTCATTTCTCCTCGGCACGACGGCGTATGCGGCCAGCGTTTCAGGCACGGTGACCAACAAGACAACGGGCAAGCCGTCGGCAGGCGACAAAGTGACGCTGGTTTCGCCGATGAGCGGCATGGCCGAAGTGGCGACGACGAAGACCGATGCGAAGGGGCACTACACACTTCAGGAGCCTGGCGAAGGACGCTACCTGATTCGCGCTGATCACCAGGGATCGGGCTACTTTATTGAACCGCCACCGGGCGCAGGGCCAGGAGACATCGGCGTGTATGATGCGTCGCCGAGCGTGGCGGTCACGGTGGAAGACCAGATCTTCAACCTTGAAGCGCCGAACCCAAAGCAGCTCGACGTGACGGAACAGTACATTGTGCACAACAACAGCTCGCCGAAGATGACGAAGTCGGGCGACAGCACGTTTGTGTTTTCGTTGCCGAAGGGTGCGGTGGTCGATATGGCCGAGGCCACGCGGCCGAGCGGACTGCCGACGATGGCGCAGCCCAAGGAGCTGGGTTCGAGCGGGCATTACGCATTCAGCACGCCGATTGAGCCCGACCAGGGACCGGACAAGATGACGGTCTTCCAGGTGCACTACCACATTCCGTACACGGGCAAGTACACGTTCAAGCCTTCGGTGCTGATGCCCACGGCGAATCTGGCGGTGCAGTTGCCAAAGAGCATGACGTTCACGCCGGGATCGGGTGCGGCGTACCAGCCGATTCCGCAGGATCCTTCGCTGCAGACGTATCTGCTGAAGAATGCGCAGCCGGGCGGGTCGTTCGAGTTTACCGTTGCGGGAACTGGGTCGATGCCGCGCGAGCAGCAGCAGGGCGGTGGTCAGCAGGAAGCTGCGCAGGGTGGTCAGCCTGCGGGTGGCCCAGGTGGCGGTATCGGCGAGCCGATTAACCAGCCTGATCCGCTGACGAAGTACAAGTGGTGGATTTTGGGCGGGCTGGGGCTGATTCTGGCGGCAGCGGCGGCGTTCCTGCTGCGCAAGCCGGCGCTTCCCGCTGGTGCCGTGGCCGGAACTGCGCCCGTGGCGCCGCATCTGCCGGCGGCCGCGCATGCGCCTGCCCACGTGGCGAGCCCGGCGGGAAGAAACGGCGCGCTGCTGGCGGCGTTGAAGGAAGAGCTGTTCTCAATTGAGAGCGAGAAGATTGCCGGGACGCTGAGCGCGTCGGACTATGCCGAGCAGAAGGCGGCGCTGGAGATCGTGCTCAAGAGGGCGCTGAAGAAGTCGTAG